A portion of the Anabas testudineus chromosome 22, fAnaTes1.2, whole genome shotgun sequence genome contains these proteins:
- the lmo4a gene encoding LIM domain transcription factor LMO4a: protein MVNSRVEAPTVAVMGSGGVQAGRSCAGCGGRIADRFLLFSMERYWHTRCLKCSCCHAQLGEYSSTCYSKGGMILCKNDYIRLFGHSGACSACGQSIPASEMVMRAQGNVYHLKCFTCATCRNRLVPGDRFHYINGTIFCEHDRPGGLHSGHPNPLQANAMMSDQKVC, encoded by the exons ATGGTGAACAGCAGGGTGGAGGCACCCACAGTGGCAGTGATGGGCAGCGGTGGGGTGCAAGCAGGCAGGTCATGTGCAGGATGTGGAGGTCGAATTGCAGACCGCTTCCTGCTCTTCTCCATGGAGCGGTACTGGCACACACGCTGCCTCAAGTGCTCCTGTTGCCATGCTCAGCTGGGCGAGTACAGCAGCACCTGCTACAGCAAAGGAGGCATGATCCTTTGTAAGAACGACTACATCAG ACTGTTTGGACACAGTGGTGCTTGTAGTGCTTGTGGACAGTCTATACCTGCCAGTGAGATGGTGATGCGAGCACAAGGCAATGTTTACCATCTTAAA TGTTTCACTTGTGCGACCTGCAGGAACCGTTTGGTCCCAGGTGACCGCTTCCACTACATCAATGGGACTATATTTTGTGAACATGATCGGCCCGGAGGTCTGCACAGCGGACACCCAAATCCGCTGCAGGCCAATGCCATGATGTCCGATCAGAAG GTCTGCTGA